Proteins from one Mycteria americana isolate JAX WOST 10 ecotype Jacksonville Zoo and Gardens chromosome 1, USCA_MyAme_1.0, whole genome shotgun sequence genomic window:
- the LOC142413637 gene encoding rap1 GTPase-activating protein 1-like isoform X2 translates to MFSRERGFPAGACRARSEEGVHCFSDVIDSPTQGFPCPLAPAVPKKTVDLFEMIEKMQGSRLDEQRCSLPAPLKTEEEYIPYPSIHEVLQKGWPYPLIILPQFGGYWIEGTSHNLSSLSPTLSDVPFPWSGKVKLESDPTARLYRKHFLGKISVDMFLIPLSAHCCMTFSTMIFMVPRHKEALEHQNFYSSDMSLGYLVLSVKYEQIEKQENLRLLLRTRTGTKHDLIPISCLNEFPNAVQMAKLLCEDVNVERFFPVLYPKASQLIVAFDEHVISNNFKFGVIYQKPGQTTEEEVFSNTEESLGFLEFLDFLGDKIQLQDFRGFRGGLDVTRGQTGTESVYTNFRGKEIMFHVSTKLPFTEGDSQQLQRKRHIGNDIVAIIFQDESTPFVPDMIASNFLHAYVVVQLTHGTTGDTLYKVSVTARDDVPFFGPPLPNPAIFRKNAEFREFLLVKLINAEYSCYRAEKFAKLEERTRSALLESLFEELQLRSRSMMGLPIGEDDKIENGSGGFLENFKRVIRGRSQSLDTMGISMRKQQPATLPSRPTTGGLALSQSVAEGPKVIAASFALPGRSPSRTRASRFHGRRSSAIGIENIQEEKRDTAERIQKVLESPGTFFDLKSDGSSSPSSPEFPSRKSKMLRNQTSGYCVMQPFSRSSSSVSSCCSGLRENETSDEEENDRELMCSLEGPPKQDSMVQSMWLDDSDCTPSTSSSPGSRLLPSSSVAGSTGKGKGSKADAQHHNPASILCCV, encoded by the exons ATGTTTTCCCGGGAGCGCGGCTTCCCTGCCGGAGCCTGCAGAGC GAGGTCTGAGGAGGGGGTGCACTGCTTCAGTGATGTTATAGACTCTCCCACCCAAGGCTTTCCATGTCCTCTCGCTCCTGCTGTCCCCAAGAAG acTGTGGACTTGTTTGAGATGATTGAAAAAATGCAG GGGAGTCGTCTGGATGAACAAAGATGTTCCCTTCCAGCTCCTCTCAAG ACAGAAGAGGAGTATATTCCTTACCCCAGCATCCATGAG GTATTACAGAAAGGGTGGCCATATCCTCTCATTATCTTACCCCAGTTTGGGGGCTACTGGATTGAAGGGACCAGTCACAACCTCTCCAGCTTGAGTCCAACTCTGTCTGATGTACCCTTTCCCTGGAGTGGTAAAGTGAAACTGGAGAGTGACCCTACAGCCAGGCTGTACCGCAAACATTTTCTGGGGAAG ATATCTGTGGACATGTTCCTGATTCCACTGTCAGCACATTGCTGTATGACTTTCTCCACCATGATTTTCATGGTCCCAAGGCATAAGGAGGCACTG GAGCACCAGAACTTTTACTCCAGTGACATGTCCTTGGGCTACCTGGTACTTTCTGTGAAGTATGAACAGATCGAGAAACAGGAAAATCTACGCCTATTGCTGAG GACTCGGACTGGCACCAAACATGACCTGATCCCTATTTCCTGTCTGAATGAGTTTCCCAATGCTGTCCAGATGGCAAAG CTACTGTGTGAGGATGTGAATGTTGAACGCTTCTTTCCTGTCCTCTACCCCAAG GCTTCGCAGCTTATTGTTGCATTTGATGAACATGTCATAAGCAATAACTTCAAATTTGGGGTCATCTACCAGAAACCTGGACAG ACCACTGAAGAAGAAGTCTTCAGTAACACAGAAGAGAGTCTGGGTTTCCTTGAGTTCCTGGATTTCCTTGGTGACAAGATTCAGCTGCAGGATTTCCGTGG GTTCCGAGGAGGCTTGGATGTCACTAGAGGTCAAACGGGCACCGAGTCAGTCTATACAAATTTCCGGGGCAAGGAGATCATGTTTCATGTGTCTACAAAGCTGCCCTTCACAGAGGGAGATTCCCAGCAG cttcagcGGAAGCGTCACATTGGGAATGACATTGTGGCGATCATCTTCCAGGATGAAAGCACACCTTTTGTCCCTGATATGATTGCTTCTAATTTCCTACACGCTTATGTGGTAGTTCAGCTCACTCATGGCACCACTGGGGACACTCTCTACAAG GTTTCAGTCACAGCCCGAGATGATGTCCCCTTCTTTGGACCCCCTCTGCCAAATCCAGCCATATTCAGAAAG AATGCAGAGTTTCGTGAATTCCTCCTGGTCAAGCTCATCAATGCTGAGTACAGCTGCTATCGAGCTGAGAAATTTGCTAAATTAGAG GAAAGAACCCGGAGTGCCCTCTTGGAGAGCCTTTTTGAGGAGCTGCAGCTTCGCAGCCGCAGTATGATGGGATTGCCCATAGGGGAGGATGACAAGATAGAGAATGGCAGTGGGGGCTTCCTCGAGAATTTCAAG CGGGTGATCAGAGGCCGCAGCCAGAGCCTGGATACCATGGGGATATCcatgagaaagcagcagccagccacCCTGCCCAGCCGCCCAACTACAGGTGGCCTTGCCCTCAGCCAGAGTGTCGCCGAGGGCCCTAAGGTCATTGCTGCG tCTTTTGCCTTGCCTGGTAGGAGCCCATCACGTACTCGAGCCAGCCGCTTCCATGGGCGACGGAGTAGTGCCATTGGCATTGAGAACATACAGGAGGAAAAGAG AGACACTGCAGAGAGGATACAGAAGGTGCTGGAGAGTCCAGGAACTTTCTTTGACCTGAAGTCTGATGGATCATCCAGTCCCAGCTCCCCAGAGTTCCCCAGCAGGAAGAGCAA AATGCTCAGGAATCAGACTTCAGGATACTGTGTGATGCAGCCATTCTCACGTTCCTCATCCAGTGTAAGCAGTTGTTGTAGTGGTTTGAGGGAAAATGAAACATCCGATGAAGAGGAGAATGACAGG GAGCTGATGTGCTCTCTTGAGGGCCCTCCAAAACAGGATTCAATGGTTCAGAGTATGTGGCTGGATGACAGTGACTGCACACCCAGTACTTCTAGCTCACcag
- the LOC142413637 gene encoding rap1 GTPase-activating protein 1-like isoform X1 gives MFSRERGFPAGACRARSEEGVHCFSDVIDSPTQGFPCPLAPAVPKKTVDLFEMIEKMQGSRLDEQRCSLPAPLKTEEEYIPYPSIHEVLQKGWPYPLIILPQFGGYWIEGTSHNLSSLSPTLSDVPFPWSGKVKLESDPTARLYRKHFLGKISVDMFLIPLSAHCCMTFSTMIFMVPRHKEALEHQNFYSSDMSLGYLVLSVKYEQIEKQENLRLLLRTRTGTKHDLIPISCLNEFPNAVQMAKLLCEDVNVERFFPVLYPKASQLIVAFDEHVISNNFKFGVIYQKPGQTTEEEVFSNTEESLGFLEFLDFLGDKIQLQDFRGFRGGLDVTRGQTGTESVYTNFRGKEIMFHVSTKLPFTEGDSQQLQRKRHIGNDIVAIIFQDESTPFVPDMIASNFLHAYVVVQLTHGTTGDTLYKVSVTARDDVPFFGPPLPNPAIFRKNAEFREFLLVKLINAEYSCYRAEKFAKLEERTRSALLESLFEELQLRSRSMMGLPIGEDDKIENGSGGFLENFKRVIRGRSQSLDTMGISMRKQQPATLPSRPTTGGLALSQSVAEGPKVIAASFALPGRSPSRTRASRFHGRRSSAIGIENIQEEKSRDTAERIQKVLESPGTFFDLKSDGSSSPSSPEFPSRKSKMLRNQTSGYCVMQPFSRSSSSVSSCCSGLRENETSDEEENDRELMCSLEGPPKQDSMVQSMWLDDSDCTPSTSSSPGSRLLPSSSVAGSTGKGKGSKADAQHHNPASILCCV, from the exons ATGTTTTCCCGGGAGCGCGGCTTCCCTGCCGGAGCCTGCAGAGC GAGGTCTGAGGAGGGGGTGCACTGCTTCAGTGATGTTATAGACTCTCCCACCCAAGGCTTTCCATGTCCTCTCGCTCCTGCTGTCCCCAAGAAG acTGTGGACTTGTTTGAGATGATTGAAAAAATGCAG GGGAGTCGTCTGGATGAACAAAGATGTTCCCTTCCAGCTCCTCTCAAG ACAGAAGAGGAGTATATTCCTTACCCCAGCATCCATGAG GTATTACAGAAAGGGTGGCCATATCCTCTCATTATCTTACCCCAGTTTGGGGGCTACTGGATTGAAGGGACCAGTCACAACCTCTCCAGCTTGAGTCCAACTCTGTCTGATGTACCCTTTCCCTGGAGTGGTAAAGTGAAACTGGAGAGTGACCCTACAGCCAGGCTGTACCGCAAACATTTTCTGGGGAAG ATATCTGTGGACATGTTCCTGATTCCACTGTCAGCACATTGCTGTATGACTTTCTCCACCATGATTTTCATGGTCCCAAGGCATAAGGAGGCACTG GAGCACCAGAACTTTTACTCCAGTGACATGTCCTTGGGCTACCTGGTACTTTCTGTGAAGTATGAACAGATCGAGAAACAGGAAAATCTACGCCTATTGCTGAG GACTCGGACTGGCACCAAACATGACCTGATCCCTATTTCCTGTCTGAATGAGTTTCCCAATGCTGTCCAGATGGCAAAG CTACTGTGTGAGGATGTGAATGTTGAACGCTTCTTTCCTGTCCTCTACCCCAAG GCTTCGCAGCTTATTGTTGCATTTGATGAACATGTCATAAGCAATAACTTCAAATTTGGGGTCATCTACCAGAAACCTGGACAG ACCACTGAAGAAGAAGTCTTCAGTAACACAGAAGAGAGTCTGGGTTTCCTTGAGTTCCTGGATTTCCTTGGTGACAAGATTCAGCTGCAGGATTTCCGTGG GTTCCGAGGAGGCTTGGATGTCACTAGAGGTCAAACGGGCACCGAGTCAGTCTATACAAATTTCCGGGGCAAGGAGATCATGTTTCATGTGTCTACAAAGCTGCCCTTCACAGAGGGAGATTCCCAGCAG cttcagcGGAAGCGTCACATTGGGAATGACATTGTGGCGATCATCTTCCAGGATGAAAGCACACCTTTTGTCCCTGATATGATTGCTTCTAATTTCCTACACGCTTATGTGGTAGTTCAGCTCACTCATGGCACCACTGGGGACACTCTCTACAAG GTTTCAGTCACAGCCCGAGATGATGTCCCCTTCTTTGGACCCCCTCTGCCAAATCCAGCCATATTCAGAAAG AATGCAGAGTTTCGTGAATTCCTCCTGGTCAAGCTCATCAATGCTGAGTACAGCTGCTATCGAGCTGAGAAATTTGCTAAATTAGAG GAAAGAACCCGGAGTGCCCTCTTGGAGAGCCTTTTTGAGGAGCTGCAGCTTCGCAGCCGCAGTATGATGGGATTGCCCATAGGGGAGGATGACAAGATAGAGAATGGCAGTGGGGGCTTCCTCGAGAATTTCAAG CGGGTGATCAGAGGCCGCAGCCAGAGCCTGGATACCATGGGGATATCcatgagaaagcagcagccagccacCCTGCCCAGCCGCCCAACTACAGGTGGCCTTGCCCTCAGCCAGAGTGTCGCCGAGGGCCCTAAGGTCATTGCTGCG tCTTTTGCCTTGCCTGGTAGGAGCCCATCACGTACTCGAGCCAGCCGCTTCCATGGGCGACGGAGTAGTGCCATTGGCATTGAGAACATACAGGAGGAAAAGAG CAGAGACACTGCAGAGAGGATACAGAAGGTGCTGGAGAGTCCAGGAACTTTCTTTGACCTGAAGTCTGATGGATCATCCAGTCCCAGCTCCCCAGAGTTCCCCAGCAGGAAGAGCAA AATGCTCAGGAATCAGACTTCAGGATACTGTGTGATGCAGCCATTCTCACGTTCCTCATCCAGTGTAAGCAGTTGTTGTAGTGGTTTGAGGGAAAATGAAACATCCGATGAAGAGGAGAATGACAGG GAGCTGATGTGCTCTCTTGAGGGCCCTCCAAAACAGGATTCAATGGTTCAGAGTATGTGGCTGGATGACAGTGACTGCACACCCAGTACTTCTAGCTCACcag
- the LOC142413637 gene encoding rap1 GTPase-activating protein 1-like isoform X6, with the protein MILIINQFCPCFDTSTTYAGSRLDEQRCSLPAPLKTEEEYIPYPSIHEVLQKGWPYPLIILPQFGGYWIEGTSHNLSSLSPTLSDVPFPWSGKVKLESDPTARLYRKHFLGKISVDMFLIPLSAHCCMTFSTMIFMVPRHKEALEHQNFYSSDMSLGYLVLSVKYEQIEKQENLRLLLRTRTGTKHDLIPISCLNEFPNAVQMAKLLCEDVNVERFFPVLYPKASQLIVAFDEHVISNNFKFGVIYQKPGQTTEEEVFSNTEESLGFLEFLDFLGDKIQLQDFRGFRGGLDVTRGQTGTESVYTNFRGKEIMFHVSTKLPFTEGDSQQLQRKRHIGNDIVAIIFQDESTPFVPDMIASNFLHAYVVVQLTHGTTGDTLYKVSVTARDDVPFFGPPLPNPAIFRKNAEFREFLLVKLINAEYSCYRAEKFAKLEERTRSALLESLFEELQLRSRSMMGLPIGEDDKIENGSGGFLENFKRVIRGRSQSLDTMGISMRKQQPATLPSRPTTGGLALSQSVAEGPKVIAASFALPGRSPSRTRASRFHGRRSSAIGIENIQEEKSRDTAERIQKVLESPGTFFDLKSDGSSSPSSPEFPSRKSKMLRNQTSGYCVMQPFSRSSSSVSSCCSGLRENETSDEEENDRELMCSLEGPPKQDSMVQSMWLDDSDCTPSTSSSPGSRLLPSSSVAGSTGKGKGSKADAQHHNPASILCCV; encoded by the exons ATGATACTGATCATCAACCAGTTCTGCCCATGCTTTGACACTTCAACAACTTATGCT GGGAGTCGTCTGGATGAACAAAGATGTTCCCTTCCAGCTCCTCTCAAG ACAGAAGAGGAGTATATTCCTTACCCCAGCATCCATGAG GTATTACAGAAAGGGTGGCCATATCCTCTCATTATCTTACCCCAGTTTGGGGGCTACTGGATTGAAGGGACCAGTCACAACCTCTCCAGCTTGAGTCCAACTCTGTCTGATGTACCCTTTCCCTGGAGTGGTAAAGTGAAACTGGAGAGTGACCCTACAGCCAGGCTGTACCGCAAACATTTTCTGGGGAAG ATATCTGTGGACATGTTCCTGATTCCACTGTCAGCACATTGCTGTATGACTTTCTCCACCATGATTTTCATGGTCCCAAGGCATAAGGAGGCACTG GAGCACCAGAACTTTTACTCCAGTGACATGTCCTTGGGCTACCTGGTACTTTCTGTGAAGTATGAACAGATCGAGAAACAGGAAAATCTACGCCTATTGCTGAG GACTCGGACTGGCACCAAACATGACCTGATCCCTATTTCCTGTCTGAATGAGTTTCCCAATGCTGTCCAGATGGCAAAG CTACTGTGTGAGGATGTGAATGTTGAACGCTTCTTTCCTGTCCTCTACCCCAAG GCTTCGCAGCTTATTGTTGCATTTGATGAACATGTCATAAGCAATAACTTCAAATTTGGGGTCATCTACCAGAAACCTGGACAG ACCACTGAAGAAGAAGTCTTCAGTAACACAGAAGAGAGTCTGGGTTTCCTTGAGTTCCTGGATTTCCTTGGTGACAAGATTCAGCTGCAGGATTTCCGTGG GTTCCGAGGAGGCTTGGATGTCACTAGAGGTCAAACGGGCACCGAGTCAGTCTATACAAATTTCCGGGGCAAGGAGATCATGTTTCATGTGTCTACAAAGCTGCCCTTCACAGAGGGAGATTCCCAGCAG cttcagcGGAAGCGTCACATTGGGAATGACATTGTGGCGATCATCTTCCAGGATGAAAGCACACCTTTTGTCCCTGATATGATTGCTTCTAATTTCCTACACGCTTATGTGGTAGTTCAGCTCACTCATGGCACCACTGGGGACACTCTCTACAAG GTTTCAGTCACAGCCCGAGATGATGTCCCCTTCTTTGGACCCCCTCTGCCAAATCCAGCCATATTCAGAAAG AATGCAGAGTTTCGTGAATTCCTCCTGGTCAAGCTCATCAATGCTGAGTACAGCTGCTATCGAGCTGAGAAATTTGCTAAATTAGAG GAAAGAACCCGGAGTGCCCTCTTGGAGAGCCTTTTTGAGGAGCTGCAGCTTCGCAGCCGCAGTATGATGGGATTGCCCATAGGGGAGGATGACAAGATAGAGAATGGCAGTGGGGGCTTCCTCGAGAATTTCAAG CGGGTGATCAGAGGCCGCAGCCAGAGCCTGGATACCATGGGGATATCcatgagaaagcagcagccagccacCCTGCCCAGCCGCCCAACTACAGGTGGCCTTGCCCTCAGCCAGAGTGTCGCCGAGGGCCCTAAGGTCATTGCTGCG tCTTTTGCCTTGCCTGGTAGGAGCCCATCACGTACTCGAGCCAGCCGCTTCCATGGGCGACGGAGTAGTGCCATTGGCATTGAGAACATACAGGAGGAAAAGAG CAGAGACACTGCAGAGAGGATACAGAAGGTGCTGGAGAGTCCAGGAACTTTCTTTGACCTGAAGTCTGATGGATCATCCAGTCCCAGCTCCCCAGAGTTCCCCAGCAGGAAGAGCAA AATGCTCAGGAATCAGACTTCAGGATACTGTGTGATGCAGCCATTCTCACGTTCCTCATCCAGTGTAAGCAGTTGTTGTAGTGGTTTGAGGGAAAATGAAACATCCGATGAAGAGGAGAATGACAGG GAGCTGATGTGCTCTCTTGAGGGCCCTCCAAAACAGGATTCAATGGTTCAGAGTATGTGGCTGGATGACAGTGACTGCACACCCAGTACTTCTAGCTCACcag
- the LOC142413637 gene encoding rap1 GTPase-activating protein 1-like isoform X3 — MFSRERGFPAGACRARSEEGVHCFSDVIDSPTQGFPCPLAPAVPKKTVDLFEMIEKMQGSRLDEQRCSLPAPLKTEEEYIPYPSIHEVLQKGWPYPLIILPQFGGYWIEGTSHNLSSLSPTLSDVPFPWSGKVKLESDPTARLYRKHFLGKISVDMFLIPLSAHCCMTFSTMIFMVPRHKEALEHQNFYSSDMSLGYLVLSVKYEQIEKQENLRLLLRTRTGTKHDLIPISCLNEFPNAVQMAKASQLIVAFDEHVISNNFKFGVIYQKPGQTTEEEVFSNTEESLGFLEFLDFLGDKIQLQDFRGFRGGLDVTRGQTGTESVYTNFRGKEIMFHVSTKLPFTEGDSQQLQRKRHIGNDIVAIIFQDESTPFVPDMIASNFLHAYVVVQLTHGTTGDTLYKVSVTARDDVPFFGPPLPNPAIFRKNAEFREFLLVKLINAEYSCYRAEKFAKLEERTRSALLESLFEELQLRSRSMMGLPIGEDDKIENGSGGFLENFKRVIRGRSQSLDTMGISMRKQQPATLPSRPTTGGLALSQSVAEGPKVIAASFALPGRSPSRTRASRFHGRRSSAIGIENIQEEKSRDTAERIQKVLESPGTFFDLKSDGSSSPSSPEFPSRKSKMLRNQTSGYCVMQPFSRSSSSVSSCCSGLRENETSDEEENDRELMCSLEGPPKQDSMVQSMWLDDSDCTPSTSSSPGSRLLPSSSVAGSTGKGKGSKADAQHHNPASILCCV; from the exons ATGTTTTCCCGGGAGCGCGGCTTCCCTGCCGGAGCCTGCAGAGC GAGGTCTGAGGAGGGGGTGCACTGCTTCAGTGATGTTATAGACTCTCCCACCCAAGGCTTTCCATGTCCTCTCGCTCCTGCTGTCCCCAAGAAG acTGTGGACTTGTTTGAGATGATTGAAAAAATGCAG GGGAGTCGTCTGGATGAACAAAGATGTTCCCTTCCAGCTCCTCTCAAG ACAGAAGAGGAGTATATTCCTTACCCCAGCATCCATGAG GTATTACAGAAAGGGTGGCCATATCCTCTCATTATCTTACCCCAGTTTGGGGGCTACTGGATTGAAGGGACCAGTCACAACCTCTCCAGCTTGAGTCCAACTCTGTCTGATGTACCCTTTCCCTGGAGTGGTAAAGTGAAACTGGAGAGTGACCCTACAGCCAGGCTGTACCGCAAACATTTTCTGGGGAAG ATATCTGTGGACATGTTCCTGATTCCACTGTCAGCACATTGCTGTATGACTTTCTCCACCATGATTTTCATGGTCCCAAGGCATAAGGAGGCACTG GAGCACCAGAACTTTTACTCCAGTGACATGTCCTTGGGCTACCTGGTACTTTCTGTGAAGTATGAACAGATCGAGAAACAGGAAAATCTACGCCTATTGCTGAG GACTCGGACTGGCACCAAACATGACCTGATCCCTATTTCCTGTCTGAATGAGTTTCCCAATGCTGTCCAGATGGCAAAG GCTTCGCAGCTTATTGTTGCATTTGATGAACATGTCATAAGCAATAACTTCAAATTTGGGGTCATCTACCAGAAACCTGGACAG ACCACTGAAGAAGAAGTCTTCAGTAACACAGAAGAGAGTCTGGGTTTCCTTGAGTTCCTGGATTTCCTTGGTGACAAGATTCAGCTGCAGGATTTCCGTGG GTTCCGAGGAGGCTTGGATGTCACTAGAGGTCAAACGGGCACCGAGTCAGTCTATACAAATTTCCGGGGCAAGGAGATCATGTTTCATGTGTCTACAAAGCTGCCCTTCACAGAGGGAGATTCCCAGCAG cttcagcGGAAGCGTCACATTGGGAATGACATTGTGGCGATCATCTTCCAGGATGAAAGCACACCTTTTGTCCCTGATATGATTGCTTCTAATTTCCTACACGCTTATGTGGTAGTTCAGCTCACTCATGGCACCACTGGGGACACTCTCTACAAG GTTTCAGTCACAGCCCGAGATGATGTCCCCTTCTTTGGACCCCCTCTGCCAAATCCAGCCATATTCAGAAAG AATGCAGAGTTTCGTGAATTCCTCCTGGTCAAGCTCATCAATGCTGAGTACAGCTGCTATCGAGCTGAGAAATTTGCTAAATTAGAG GAAAGAACCCGGAGTGCCCTCTTGGAGAGCCTTTTTGAGGAGCTGCAGCTTCGCAGCCGCAGTATGATGGGATTGCCCATAGGGGAGGATGACAAGATAGAGAATGGCAGTGGGGGCTTCCTCGAGAATTTCAAG CGGGTGATCAGAGGCCGCAGCCAGAGCCTGGATACCATGGGGATATCcatgagaaagcagcagccagccacCCTGCCCAGCCGCCCAACTACAGGTGGCCTTGCCCTCAGCCAGAGTGTCGCCGAGGGCCCTAAGGTCATTGCTGCG tCTTTTGCCTTGCCTGGTAGGAGCCCATCACGTACTCGAGCCAGCCGCTTCCATGGGCGACGGAGTAGTGCCATTGGCATTGAGAACATACAGGAGGAAAAGAG CAGAGACACTGCAGAGAGGATACAGAAGGTGCTGGAGAGTCCAGGAACTTTCTTTGACCTGAAGTCTGATGGATCATCCAGTCCCAGCTCCCCAGAGTTCCCCAGCAGGAAGAGCAA AATGCTCAGGAATCAGACTTCAGGATACTGTGTGATGCAGCCATTCTCACGTTCCTCATCCAGTGTAAGCAGTTGTTGTAGTGGTTTGAGGGAAAATGAAACATCCGATGAAGAGGAGAATGACAGG GAGCTGATGTGCTCTCTTGAGGGCCCTCCAAAACAGGATTCAATGGTTCAGAGTATGTGGCTGGATGACAGTGACTGCACACCCAGTACTTCTAGCTCACcag
- the LOC142413637 gene encoding rap1 GTPase-activating protein 1-like isoform X12, producing MIEKMQGSRLDEQRCSLPAPLKTEEEYIPYPSIHEEHQNFYSSDMSLGYLVLSVKYEQIEKQENLRLLLRTRTGTKHDLIPISCLNEFPNAVQMAKLLCEDVNVERFFPVLYPKASQLIVAFDEHVISNNFKFGVIYQKPGQTTEEEVFSNTEESLGFLEFLDFLGDKIQLQDFRGFRGGLDVTRGQTGTESVYTNFRGKEIMFHVSTKLPFTEGDSQQLQRKRHIGNDIVAIIFQDESTPFVPDMIASNFLHAYVVVQLTHGTTGDTLYKVSVTARDDVPFFGPPLPNPAIFRKNAEFREFLLVKLINAEYSCYRAEKFAKLEERTRSALLESLFEELQLRSRSMMGLPIGEDDKIENGSGGFLENFKRVIRGRSQSLDTMGISMRKQQPATLPSRPTTGGLALSQSVAEGPKVIAASFALPGRSPSRTRASRFHGRRSSAIGIENIQEEKSRDTAERIQKVLESPGTFFDLKSDGSSSPSSPEFPSRKSKMLRNQTSGYCVMQPFSRSSSSVSSCCSGLRENETSDEEENDRELMCSLEGPPKQDSMVQSMWLDDSDCTPSTSSSPGSRLLPSSSVAGSTGKGKGSKADAQHHNPASILCCV from the exons ATGATTGAAAAAATGCAG GGGAGTCGTCTGGATGAACAAAGATGTTCCCTTCCAGCTCCTCTCAAG ACAGAAGAGGAGTATATTCCTTACCCCAGCATCCATGAG GAGCACCAGAACTTTTACTCCAGTGACATGTCCTTGGGCTACCTGGTACTTTCTGTGAAGTATGAACAGATCGAGAAACAGGAAAATCTACGCCTATTGCTGAG GACTCGGACTGGCACCAAACATGACCTGATCCCTATTTCCTGTCTGAATGAGTTTCCCAATGCTGTCCAGATGGCAAAG CTACTGTGTGAGGATGTGAATGTTGAACGCTTCTTTCCTGTCCTCTACCCCAAG GCTTCGCAGCTTATTGTTGCATTTGATGAACATGTCATAAGCAATAACTTCAAATTTGGGGTCATCTACCAGAAACCTGGACAG ACCACTGAAGAAGAAGTCTTCAGTAACACAGAAGAGAGTCTGGGTTTCCTTGAGTTCCTGGATTTCCTTGGTGACAAGATTCAGCTGCAGGATTTCCGTGG GTTCCGAGGAGGCTTGGATGTCACTAGAGGTCAAACGGGCACCGAGTCAGTCTATACAAATTTCCGGGGCAAGGAGATCATGTTTCATGTGTCTACAAAGCTGCCCTTCACAGAGGGAGATTCCCAGCAG cttcagcGGAAGCGTCACATTGGGAATGACATTGTGGCGATCATCTTCCAGGATGAAAGCACACCTTTTGTCCCTGATATGATTGCTTCTAATTTCCTACACGCTTATGTGGTAGTTCAGCTCACTCATGGCACCACTGGGGACACTCTCTACAAG GTTTCAGTCACAGCCCGAGATGATGTCCCCTTCTTTGGACCCCCTCTGCCAAATCCAGCCATATTCAGAAAG AATGCAGAGTTTCGTGAATTCCTCCTGGTCAAGCTCATCAATGCTGAGTACAGCTGCTATCGAGCTGAGAAATTTGCTAAATTAGAG GAAAGAACCCGGAGTGCCCTCTTGGAGAGCCTTTTTGAGGAGCTGCAGCTTCGCAGCCGCAGTATGATGGGATTGCCCATAGGGGAGGATGACAAGATAGAGAATGGCAGTGGGGGCTTCCTCGAGAATTTCAAG CGGGTGATCAGAGGCCGCAGCCAGAGCCTGGATACCATGGGGATATCcatgagaaagcagcagccagccacCCTGCCCAGCCGCCCAACTACAGGTGGCCTTGCCCTCAGCCAGAGTGTCGCCGAGGGCCCTAAGGTCATTGCTGCG tCTTTTGCCTTGCCTGGTAGGAGCCCATCACGTACTCGAGCCAGCCGCTTCCATGGGCGACGGAGTAGTGCCATTGGCATTGAGAACATACAGGAGGAAAAGAG CAGAGACACTGCAGAGAGGATACAGAAGGTGCTGGAGAGTCCAGGAACTTTCTTTGACCTGAAGTCTGATGGATCATCCAGTCCCAGCTCCCCAGAGTTCCCCAGCAGGAAGAGCAA AATGCTCAGGAATCAGACTTCAGGATACTGTGTGATGCAGCCATTCTCACGTTCCTCATCCAGTGTAAGCAGTTGTTGTAGTGGTTTGAGGGAAAATGAAACATCCGATGAAGAGGAGAATGACAGG GAGCTGATGTGCTCTCTTGAGGGCCCTCCAAAACAGGATTCAATGGTTCAGAGTATGTGGCTGGATGACAGTGACTGCACACCCAGTACTTCTAGCTCACcag